The following proteins come from a genomic window of Pelagicoccus albus:
- a CDS encoding SAM hydrolase/SAM-dependent halogenase family protein, whose amino-acid sequence MLPEQPLIAILSDFGEKDWYVASMKAVIARICPQARTIDITHQIEPGNVRSAAFVLSQCYTDFPKGTIFLCVVDPGVGTERKPIVHWDGDYSFVAPDNGILSLLNPGMCRTYEIEPLRFDSQTRGSNTFHGRDVFAPAAAMIAKGQNLESFCTRLPKFNHEGVEFPEVLRLPMGGAVLYFDQFGNGITSLRLSRISPKPKGVVLESGDHIPFGTSFSSVPKGKPVAYLGSGGFLEIAVNLGNARVALNLEAESHFQLV is encoded by the coding sequence ATGTTACCCGAACAGCCGCTCATCGCCATCCTCTCCGACTTCGGAGAAAAAGATTGGTACGTCGCCTCCATGAAGGCGGTTATTGCCAGAATATGCCCACAAGCACGAACCATAGATATCACGCACCAAATAGAGCCGGGCAACGTCAGATCCGCCGCCTTCGTTCTCTCCCAGTGCTATACCGATTTTCCCAAAGGCACCATCTTCCTGTGCGTCGTCGACCCAGGAGTCGGAACGGAGCGTAAGCCCATCGTACACTGGGATGGCGACTATAGCTTTGTCGCGCCAGACAATGGCATACTATCTCTGCTCAACCCCGGGATGTGTCGCACTTACGAAATCGAACCTTTACGTTTCGACTCGCAGACTCGTGGCAGCAATACCTTCCATGGTCGCGACGTCTTTGCGCCTGCGGCGGCCATGATCGCCAAGGGGCAAAACCTTGAGTCTTTCTGCACTCGGCTTCCTAAGTTCAACCACGAAGGCGTGGAGTTTCCAGAGGTTTTGCGGCTCCCCATGGGAGGAGCCGTTCTCTACTTCGACCAATTCGGCAACGGGATCACCAGCCTCCGCCTGAGTCGCATAAGCCCCAAGCCCAAAGGAGTCGTCCTTGAAAGTGGAGATCACATCCCCTTCGGAACTTCCTTTTCATCCGTTCCAAAAGGGAAACCTGTCGCCTACCTTGGCTCGGGCGGGTTTCTGGAAATCGCGGTCAATCTGGGCAACGCTCGAGTCGCTCTAAACCTGGAAGCGGAATCTCATTTCCAGCTGGTCTGA
- the ilvB gene encoding acetolactate synthase large subunit, whose protein sequence is MNYTGAEILIKLLERQGIKQIAGIPGGANLPMYDALSRSESIRHILARHEQGAGFIAQGQARVSGQPSVFFATSGPGATNTITALADAKLDSIPVICITGQVPLSLIGTDAFQEIDTYGLSVPVTKHSYMARSAEELLEIIPQAFEVAISGRPGPVLIDIPKDVQMQRIQVPEWPAARFRSELPAYPMAKIEEAAALIDAAERPIIYLGGGAIHSSAEEETLQFAERIHAPVTTTLMGLGAFPASHSQSIGMLGMHAARYTNMALQEADLLIALGARFDDRATGKVAQFCPNAKIVHIDIDNAELDKIKTAHVGIRADLKAALRDLSPRTRARRRESWMSRVAELKKDFPMEMPNPDSATSAYGIIRETQRICPEDTIVTTDVGQHQMRAAQAFDFEKPRRWLTSGGLGTMGFGLPAAIGAALEAPDQKVVCFSGDGSLMMNIQELATAAEEGLDLKVVLCNNNSLGLVHQQQTLFYGKNIFASNFSSHLDFCMIARGFGISAYDLGSAENPSETLEEALNAPGCVLINVPLDVTHKVFPMVPPGGANSEAIIEQAEKEVAI, encoded by the coding sequence ATGAACTACACAGGCGCAGAAATATTGATCAAATTGCTCGAGAGACAGGGCATTAAGCAAATCGCAGGCATACCTGGAGGAGCGAATCTCCCCATGTACGATGCCCTTTCCCGCAGCGAATCCATCCGGCACATTCTCGCACGCCACGAGCAGGGAGCTGGTTTTATAGCTCAGGGGCAAGCACGCGTGAGCGGCCAGCCATCGGTCTTCTTTGCAACTTCTGGCCCGGGAGCGACTAATACGATCACAGCCTTGGCCGACGCAAAATTGGATTCGATCCCGGTTATTTGTATCACAGGTCAAGTACCGCTGAGCTTGATCGGCACCGATGCCTTTCAGGAGATAGACACCTATGGTTTGAGTGTTCCTGTTACCAAGCACAGTTACATGGCCCGCTCCGCGGAAGAATTACTGGAGATTATTCCGCAAGCTTTTGAAGTTGCGATCTCTGGTCGGCCTGGGCCAGTTCTCATTGATATCCCCAAAGACGTACAAATGCAGCGGATACAAGTTCCTGAATGGCCGGCTGCCCGATTCCGTTCCGAACTTCCCGCCTACCCAATGGCGAAGATTGAGGAAGCGGCAGCATTGATCGATGCCGCCGAACGGCCCATTATTTATTTGGGTGGAGGAGCTATCCACAGTTCAGCTGAGGAGGAGACTTTGCAGTTTGCGGAGCGTATCCACGCTCCCGTTACTACGACCTTGATGGGATTGGGCGCGTTTCCGGCGAGCCATTCTCAGAGCATTGGCATGCTAGGTATGCATGCCGCTCGATATACGAACATGGCCTTGCAAGAAGCCGATTTGCTTATAGCTCTTGGAGCTAGATTTGACGACCGGGCAACTGGAAAGGTGGCTCAGTTTTGTCCGAATGCGAAGATTGTACATATCGATATCGATAATGCGGAGCTGGACAAGATTAAGACCGCTCACGTTGGAATCCGGGCGGATTTGAAGGCTGCCCTGAGGGATCTTTCCCCCCGTACTCGCGCTCGCCGTAGAGAGAGTTGGATGAGCAGAGTTGCGGAATTGAAAAAGGATTTTCCCATGGAGATGCCTAACCCAGACTCGGCGACCTCTGCTTATGGTATCATTCGTGAAACACAACGTATCTGCCCTGAGGATACAATCGTCACGACGGATGTAGGTCAGCACCAGATGCGAGCTGCGCAGGCCTTTGATTTCGAGAAACCGCGCCGCTGGCTGACTTCCGGTGGGCTTGGCACCATGGGCTTTGGTTTGCCGGCGGCAATCGGCGCGGCTCTAGAGGCTCCGGACCAGAAGGTCGTTTGCTTTTCTGGCGACGGTAGCTTGATGATGAACATCCAGGAGTTGGCGACAGCCGCCGAGGAAGGCTTGGACCTAAAGGTTGTATTGTGTAACAACAATTCACTCGGTTTGGTTCACCAGCAGCAGACACTTTTTTACGGAAAGAACATCTTCGCTTCAAACTTCAGTAGTCATCTCGACTTTTGCATGATCGCACGCGGCTTTGGGATTTCCGCCTACGACCTCGGTTCGGCAGAAAACCCATCGGAAACCTTGGAAGAAGCCCTCAACGCTCCGGGTTGTGTTTTGATAAACGTTCCTCTAGACGTAACTCACAAGGTTTTCCCCATGGTTCCTCCAGGCGGCGCTAACTCCGAAGCTATCATCGAGCAAGCTGAGAAGGAGGTCGCGATCTAG
- a CDS encoding peptidylprolyl isomerase: MAKTKIKLKTTQGEVILKLFPDIAPKACENFATHVENGYYDGIIFHRVIPDFMVQCGDPTGTGRGGKSIWGKNFEDECKPEVKFDKTGILAMANAGPGTNGSQFFITTAKTPWLNMRHTIFGEVVEGYEKIQAIESVDRDGMDKPLEEQKIIKATVMID; this comes from the coding sequence ATGGCCAAGACCAAGATAAAACTAAAGACCACCCAGGGGGAGGTAATTCTAAAACTCTTTCCCGATATCGCTCCCAAAGCGTGCGAAAATTTCGCGACTCACGTGGAGAACGGATACTACGACGGAATCATCTTCCACCGCGTGATTCCCGACTTCATGGTGCAATGCGGAGATCCCACTGGCACCGGCCGTGGCGGCAAATCGATTTGGGGCAAAAACTTCGAAGACGAGTGCAAGCCTGAAGTAAAATTCGACAAGACCGGAATCCTAGCCATGGCGAACGCTGGACCAGGTACAAACGGCAGCCAATTCTTCATTACCACCGCAAAAACTCCTTGGCTCAACATGCGCCACACAATCTTCGGCGAAGTGGTCGAGGGTTACGAAAAGATCCAGGCGATCGAATCAGTCGACCGCGACGGGATGGACAAGCCTCTCGAAGAACAGAAGATCATCAAGGCCACGGTCATGATAGACTAG
- a CDS encoding YbhB/YbcL family Raf kinase inhibitor-like protein, translated as MSKDLFTLSSNDLGGNFAPEQLADIFGYSGKNVSPHLAWTNVPEGTKSFVVTCFDPDAPTQSGFWHWAVFDIPASVSELPTGAGNPGTGLLPEKAFMAEVDTGMAAYCGPCPPLGDFTHTYLFTVIALDVETLGIKANTPLAQAMFMTVMQHELGRASIVSYYKPAKA; from the coding sequence ATGAGCAAAGATCTATTCACGCTAAGCAGCAACGATCTCGGGGGGAATTTCGCGCCCGAGCAACTAGCAGATATCTTCGGATATTCTGGCAAAAACGTTTCGCCACACCTCGCTTGGACGAATGTTCCTGAGGGAACAAAGAGTTTTGTGGTCACTTGTTTTGACCCAGATGCCCCTACGCAAAGCGGATTTTGGCATTGGGCGGTTTTCGATATTCCCGCTTCGGTGAGTGAACTCCCGACTGGGGCGGGAAATCCAGGAACTGGTCTCTTGCCGGAAAAGGCGTTCATGGCGGAAGTCGATACAGGGATGGCGGCCTATTGCGGACCTTGTCCACCATTGGGAGACTTTACGCATACTTATCTTTTCACCGTTATCGCTCTTGATGTGGAGACGCTGGGGATCAAAGCAAACACTCCGCTCGCGCAAGCCATGTTCATGACGGTTATGCAACACGAGCTCGGAAGAGCTTCAATCGTCTCCTACTACAAGCCCGCAAAAGCGTAG
- a CDS encoding RidA family protein yields the protein MRFNAFLVALLLCGFAMPLFSQEHDSSEEPPFREPLYFSEVDRDNATPQAVRVGGVIFVSAISGEGSNVEEQIRTIYMRLQSIMGNYGLTMADVAQERIYLKSGESSEAVKFRRQLIYANGISPACSILQVAGLESPEALVAVELIAVASPDEE from the coding sequence ATGAGATTCAACGCCTTTCTTGTAGCCCTCCTGCTTTGCGGTTTCGCCATGCCGCTTTTTTCTCAAGAGCATGATTCCTCGGAGGAACCGCCTTTTCGAGAGCCACTTTATTTTTCTGAAGTCGACAGGGATAACGCGACTCCGCAAGCGGTCAGAGTGGGTGGAGTCATTTTTGTATCCGCGATCTCTGGCGAAGGCTCGAACGTAGAAGAGCAAATTCGTACCATTTACATGCGTTTGCAGTCTATCATGGGCAACTATGGTTTGACCATGGCAGACGTTGCTCAGGAGCGAATCTACCTGAAGTCTGGAGAATCGAGCGAGGCGGTGAAATTTCGTCGCCAACTCATTTATGCGAACGGCATTTCCCCTGCCTGTTCCATTTTGCAGGTTGCTGGGCTTGAATCGCCGGAGGCTTTGGTGGCGGTAGAATTAATTGCGGTGGCTTCCCCGGACGAGGAATAG
- a CDS encoding AGE family epimerase/isomerase, with product MSKAGIVAITLIAAIGAAIHFSSTSIFDGYPSSLPKAREEIEKSFRSDLLEAWYPDTVDKVYGGYLTSFDEKWNQAGNQDKFLVGQARHIWVLSELADFTGDPVYATYAEQGVTFLIESMWDSEYGGFFTLVDREGRVVVDDSKNAYGMAFAIYGLASRYAHAGDVQALEYAKKSFSWLESHAWDSEHGGYIDTMDRQGNWTAKRIDAFDTDFIGLKDYNSSIHLLECLASLYRVWPDPRVEERLREVLKLVRDRFVNNKGFLHLYFERDWSPLSLGQLPREQIVANRFFDHVSWGHDVETAFLMLEADHVLNGSFSEDTLETARSLVDHALATGWDQEEGSLFESGYYFRSEGPCEIIDTDKVWWVAGESLNATLLMAKLFPEDEKYEKAFLKQWGYIQKYLLDKEYGAWRNFGDRYEQGQQTFKAHRWKASYHDARAYMNVLKMLEDDFELIP from the coding sequence TTGTCTAAAGCTGGTATAGTCGCAATCACGCTGATCGCTGCGATTGGAGCGGCGATTCACTTCTCATCGACTTCGATTTTTGACGGGTACCCGTCAAGTCTTCCAAAGGCCCGGGAGGAAATTGAAAAATCCTTCCGGAGCGATCTTTTGGAAGCTTGGTATCCGGATACTGTAGACAAGGTTTACGGTGGTTATCTGACAAGCTTTGACGAGAAATGGAATCAGGCCGGAAATCAGGACAAATTCCTAGTAGGGCAAGCTCGCCATATTTGGGTTTTATCCGAACTTGCGGATTTCACAGGTGATCCGGTGTATGCGACCTATGCAGAGCAAGGCGTTACGTTCCTGATCGAATCCATGTGGGATTCGGAATACGGGGGATTTTTCACCTTAGTCGATCGGGAGGGAAGGGTAGTCGTCGATGATTCGAAAAACGCCTATGGTATGGCATTTGCAATTTATGGACTCGCTAGCCGCTATGCACATGCAGGTGATGTTCAGGCTTTGGAATATGCCAAAAAATCATTTTCCTGGCTAGAATCGCACGCATGGGATTCCGAGCACGGCGGGTACATCGACACCATGGATCGGCAAGGGAACTGGACTGCAAAACGTATCGATGCTTTCGATACTGATTTTATCGGGCTCAAGGATTACAACTCTTCCATCCACCTTCTCGAATGCCTGGCCTCGCTCTACCGAGTCTGGCCGGATCCGCGGGTAGAAGAAAGATTACGAGAGGTGCTTAAGCTAGTTCGCGACCGATTCGTGAATAACAAAGGCTTTCTCCACCTTTATTTTGAGCGAGATTGGTCGCCTCTCAGTTTGGGGCAATTACCTCGAGAGCAGATCGTGGCGAATCGTTTTTTTGACCATGTCTCTTGGGGGCACGACGTGGAGACCGCTTTTTTGATGCTGGAAGCAGACCACGTTCTGAACGGATCGTTTAGCGAGGATACCTTAGAGACTGCTCGAAGCTTGGTAGATCACGCTTTGGCGACTGGCTGGGATCAAGAGGAAGGGTCTCTCTTTGAGTCAGGGTACTACTTCCGAAGTGAAGGCCCGTGCGAGATTATAGATACGGACAAAGTCTGGTGGGTAGCCGGTGAGTCGCTGAACGCGACCTTGCTGATGGCCAAGCTTTTTCCGGAGGATGAGAAGTACGAGAAAGCCTTTTTAAAGCAGTGGGGCTACATTCAAAAATACCTGTTAGACAAAGAATATGGAGCTTGGAGAAACTTCGGAGACCGGTATGAGCAAGGTCAGCAAACCTTCAAGGCCCACCGTTGGAAGGCGTCTTACCACGATGCTCGAGCCTATATGAATGTTTTGAAAATGCTAGAGGACGATTTTGAGTTAATACCTTGA
- a CDS encoding class I SAM-dependent methyltransferase: MQDITPFQFNEFKQFGVDYGLSAEAEVYDERHGQFRDVENENRLLLDRLDLDPDSVLIDFGAGTGRLAAAAARGCRMVYAVDVSEAMLAKAKARAEAEGLSNIAFCHAGFLNYRHEGAKAAAVTASFSLHHLPDFWKGIALGRIHQMLAEGGTLFIRDIVLQDGDPLGAISDFVETQRGLGGDPLAEDAQMHFREEFSTYDWVMRGLLERHGFRIQDELFSDGVLAEYYCVKEPL; this comes from the coding sequence ATGCAAGACATCACCCCGTTTCAGTTTAATGAGTTCAAGCAGTTCGGCGTCGACTACGGTCTCTCCGCAGAGGCCGAAGTCTACGATGAGAGGCACGGGCAATTTCGGGATGTGGAGAACGAGAATAGGCTTTTGCTTGATCGTCTCGATCTCGATCCGGATTCCGTGTTGATAGACTTCGGGGCTGGAACGGGCCGCTTGGCGGCAGCGGCTGCTAGGGGTTGCCGCATGGTGTACGCCGTAGATGTTTCCGAGGCGATGCTTGCCAAAGCGAAGGCTAGGGCGGAAGCCGAAGGGCTTAGCAACATCGCGTTTTGCCACGCCGGATTTCTGAATTACAGGCACGAAGGGGCAAAGGCGGCGGCGGTGACGGCGAGTTTCTCACTGCACCATTTGCCGGATTTCTGGAAGGGAATCGCACTGGGGCGGATCCATCAAATGCTGGCCGAGGGAGGTACGCTCTTTATTCGCGATATCGTTTTGCAAGACGGAGATCCGCTCGGAGCGATTTCGGATTTTGTCGAAACGCAACGCGGATTGGGTGGTGATCCATTGGCCGAAGACGCTCAGATGCACTTCCGCGAAGAGTTTTCAACCTATGATTGGGTGATGAGAGGCTTGCTGGAGCGCCACGGATTTCGGATTCAAGACGAGCTCTTTTCCGATGGCGTTCTTGCGGAGTACTATTGCGTCAAAGAGCCCCTTTGA
- a CDS encoding aminopeptidase, translating into MSYEPSKEILEKYADVMINFALNGGEGVKPGEVVQLRVSEVAKPFLVALRRAVVKAGAHPLIFFTPDDIEREFFELANEEQLSFFPEKYMKGLVDQIDHTVAILSETNKKELEGIPSKKIMARQKALKPYMEWRREKESAGEYTWTLAMWGTQQMADEVGMTLEEYWEQIIEACYLKEDKPAEKWKSLYEELYSYKDKLDALEIEKVQVEAEDTDLWVQLGAKRKWLGGSGRNIPSFELFVSPDWRGTEGHIQFTEPLYRYGAIIEGAYLEFKDGVVVKATATKGEDLLKEMIAVENADKVGEFSLTDRRFSKITKFMGETLYDENVGGEFGNTHIAVGAAYRDSYTGDPSSVSEEEWAEMGYNNSVVHTDIVATSNRKVTAFLKDGSSLVIYENGQFTI; encoded by the coding sequence ATGAGTTACGAGCCTTCAAAGGAGATTTTGGAAAAGTACGCGGATGTGATGATCAACTTCGCGTTGAACGGGGGAGAAGGTGTTAAGCCGGGCGAAGTCGTGCAACTGCGCGTGTCGGAAGTGGCGAAGCCATTTCTCGTGGCTTTGCGGAGAGCGGTCGTCAAAGCCGGTGCTCATCCTCTCATCTTCTTCACTCCCGATGATATCGAGAGAGAGTTTTTCGAGTTGGCGAACGAAGAGCAGCTGTCCTTTTTCCCCGAAAAATACATGAAAGGCTTGGTTGACCAGATTGATCACACGGTGGCGATCTTGTCCGAGACCAATAAGAAGGAGCTCGAGGGGATCCCTAGCAAGAAGATCATGGCTCGTCAAAAGGCCCTTAAGCCCTACATGGAGTGGCGCCGGGAAAAGGAGTCAGCAGGCGAGTACACCTGGACTTTGGCGATGTGGGGAACGCAGCAAATGGCTGACGAAGTAGGCATGACGCTTGAGGAATACTGGGAGCAGATCATCGAGGCCTGCTATCTGAAAGAGGATAAGCCGGCTGAAAAATGGAAGTCTCTCTACGAAGAACTGTACTCCTACAAAGATAAGCTCGACGCATTGGAAATCGAAAAGGTCCAAGTGGAAGCGGAGGATACCGATCTGTGGGTTCAGCTAGGCGCCAAGCGAAAGTGGTTGGGCGGATCGGGACGAAACATTCCAAGTTTCGAGCTTTTTGTTTCTCCGGACTGGAGAGGCACCGAGGGGCATATCCAATTCACCGAACCTCTCTACCGCTACGGAGCGATCATCGAAGGCGCGTATTTGGAATTCAAGGATGGGGTAGTCGTCAAGGCTACCGCGACCAAGGGAGAGGACCTTCTTAAGGAGATGATTGCGGTAGAGAACGCAGATAAGGTAGGTGAGTTTTCGCTGACTGATCGACGTTTTTCCAAGATCACCAAGTTCATGGGTGAAACGCTCTACGACGAGAACGTTGGTGGCGAATTTGGTAATACGCACATCGCTGTCGGTGCGGCCTACCGTGACTCTTATACAGGGGATCCGTCTTCTGTTTCAGAGGAAGAGTGGGCGGAAATGGGCTACAATAATTCGGTGGTTCACACCGATATCGTAGCGACTTCCAATCGTAAGGTTACCGCTTTTCTCAAGGATGGAAGTAGCCTCGTGATTTACGAGAACGGACAGTTTACGATCTAA